In a genomic window of Salminus brasiliensis chromosome 12, fSalBra1.hap2, whole genome shotgun sequence:
- the elfn2b gene encoding protein phosphatase 1 regulatory subunit 29, whose translation MKSKLCILSSPCGAFLHLSSLLLLFSVPALVNGDCWLIEGDKGYVWLAICSQNQPPYETIPQHINNTVHDLRLNENKLKAVFFSSLSRFTNLTDLNLTKNEISYIEDGAFAGQANLQVLQLGYNKLTNLTEGMLRGLGRMQCLFLQHNLIEVIATNAFWECPSLSSLDLSSNKLARLDPSTFTVVGRLMVCELAGNPFHCGCELYSFLTWLEAFNNVTHTYDRLQCETPRELFGYPLLSPVGGHGRSARNILSSMCRDGVFIPGMTSLPPDSDSSGLGPDMFDRIGPYHQPTTSSSSENSFSPNIKLQHVSLSSASLLVQIPRPYSKMYILVQYNNSYVSDVMNLKNKKELITLNKLKSNTNYTFCVASIRNSQRFNHTCICFSTQAPTPDYMLSTPSTTTHYIMTIVGCLFGMLIVLGLVYYCLRRRRRQEEKEKSICVKKTILEMRYGPEVAAAAANDPTAVQKLHEQTHHQHHHGKLPMSSSSSSGLLGHGSANTSSSRLSSIPQVEKMATAFSEAMASKGNYMDIRTSGAGDDRGRDGMMQAVRAEDLREEDGSDLVDDSDDDGRGSASEISTIAMEVDKVNQIINNCIDALKLDSVAAAVSSATTSVNPTSPPPTSSSSLTRGLIPLSGGMTDGCQVMPSPKIPPPPPLPLAGPLSERPGITGGGFVSPPYRPPPPATAVRPIQRQMSADAAVIVSSSKKHCGPAGGKARVYSLDVPEPRSPDPCQYPEKGSPIGCGEPLERLPLVGGNGGGGGGGCSMDGGTVDGMGLQQHLEVHPDYHCAEHRHSVPALYYEGSHDSPAQRASFLKPLSRTKRDAASYSQLSPRHHNYSGYSSSPEYSSESTLRIWERFRPYRKGPREESCYITAGNALRKKVQFAKGEDLHDILDYWKGVSAQQKL comes from the coding sequence ATGAAGAGTAAGTTGTGCATCCTTTCCTCTCCCTGCGGTGCTTTCCTCcacctttcttctcttctcctgctATTTTCAGTGCCAGCTCTGGTGAACGGTGACTGCTGGCTCATCGAAGGGGATAAAGGCTATGTATGGCTGGCCATCTGCAGTCAGAACCAGCCACCGTACGAGACGATCCCGCAGCACATCAACAACACCGTGCACGACTTACGTCTCAATGAGAACAAGCTCAAGGCAGTTTTCTTCTCCTCGCTCAGTCGTTTCACCAACCTGACAGACCTGAACCTCACCAAAAACGAGATATCTTACATTGAGGACGGGGCTTTCGCTGGCCAGGCTAACCTGCAGGTGCTGCAGCTGGGATACAACAAGCTGACCAACCTGACTGAAGGCATGTTGCGGGGTTTGGGGCGCATGCAGTGCCTATTCTTGCAGCATAACCTCATTGAGGTCATTGCCACCAATGCTTTCTGGGAGTGCCCAAGCCTCAGCAGTCTGGATCTGTCCTCTAACAAGCTGGCCCGGTTAGATCCATCCACGTTCACGGTGGTGGGACGGCTGATGGTCTGCGAGCTTGCAGGGAACCCATTTCATTGTGGATGCGAGCTATACAGCTTCCTTACCTGGCTGGAAGCCTTCAACAATGTCACACACACTTACGATCGGCTGCAATGTGAGACTCCGCGGGAGCTTTTTGGCTATCCGTTGCTGAGCCCTGTAGGAGGACATGGTCGCAGCGCTCGCAACATCCTCTCTTCCATGTGCCGAGATGGAGTTTTCATTCCAGGGATGACTTCACTGCCGCCAGATTCAGACTCCTCAGGCCTAGGGCCTGATATGTTTGACCGCATTGGGCCATACCATCAGCCCACGACCTCGTCCTCCTCTGAGAATTCTTTTAGCCCCAACATAAAACTTCAGCATGTGTCACTTTCTTCAGCATCCCTGCTGGTGCAGATACCCCGACCCTATAGCAAGATGTATATCCTGGTACAGTACAACAACAGCTATGTTTCTGATGTGATGAATCTGAAGAACAAGAAGGAGTTAATTACTCTCAACAAGCTGAAGTCCAACACCAACTACACCTTTTGTGTGGCCTCAATACGTAACTCTCAGCGCTTCAATCACACATGTATTTGCTTCTCCACTCAAGCTCCGACGCCAGATTACATGCTGTCAACCCCCTCCACTACTACTCATTACATCATGACTATCGTGGGCTGCTTGTTTGGTATGCTGATTGTTCTTGGCCTGGTGTATTACTGTTTGCGGAGGCGTCGAAGgcaggaagagaaagaaaaatccaTCTGTGTGAAGAAGACCATTCTGGAGATGCGCTATGGACCAGAGGTGGCGGCAGCGGCTGCAAATGATCCGACAGCGGTGCAGAAGCTCCATGAGCAGacccaccaccagcaccaccatgGCAAGCTGCCCATGTCCTCATCCTCCAGCTCAGGCTTGCTTGGTCATGGCTCTGCCAACACGAGCTCCTCCCGACTGTCCTCCATCCCTCAAGTGGAGAAGATGGCTACTGCCTTCTCTGAGGCCATGGCAAGCAAGGGCAACTACATGGACATTAGGACTTCAGGAGCGGGAGAtgacagagggagagatggaATGATGCAGGCTGTTAGAGCGGAAGACCTCAGGGAAGAAGACGGAAGTGACCTTGTAGATGACTCGGATGACGATGGCCGAGGATCAGCGTCAGAGATCTCCACTATTGCGATGGAAGTTGACAAGGTCAACCAGATCATCAACAACTGCATCGATGCCCTCAAGCTCGACTCTGTAGCTGCTGCCGTGTCCTCTGCGACTACAAGCGTGAATCCCACCTCCCCTCCACCTACCAGCAGCTCTTCCTTAACCCGAGGTCTGATTCCACTCTCGGGTGGCATGACGGATGGCTGCCAGGTGATGCCGTCCCCAAAaatccctcctccacctcctcttccCCTAGCAGGTCCCCTCTCTGAAAGGCCAGGGATCACAGGAGGGGGCTTTGTGTCACCTCCTTACCGGCCTCCACCACCAGCTACAGCAGTGAGACCTATCCAGAGACAGATGAGTGCAGATGCAGCTGTCATTGTCAGCTCTTCCAAAAAGCATTGTGGCCCTGCTGGAGGAAAAGCCCGTGTTTACAGCCTGGATGTCCCAGAGCCCAGAAGTCCTGATCCCTGCCAGTATCCGGAAAAGGGAAGTCCAATAGGTTGCGGGGAACCCCTCGAGAGGCTTCCTTTAGTTGGTGGTAATGGTGGTGGCGGCGGTGGGGGCTGTAGCATGGATGGAGGCACTGTAGATGGCATGGGCCTTCAACAGCATCTGGAGGTGCATCCGGACTACCACTGTGCGGAGCACCGTCATTCTGTCCCCGCTCTCTACTACGAGGGCTCCCATGACTCCCCTGCCCAAAGGGCATCTTTCCTCAAACCCCTATCTCGCACCAAGAGGGACGCTGCCTCCTACTCCCAGCTCTCGCCCCGCCACCACAACTACTCTGGGTACTCGTCCAGCCCAGAGTATTCCTCTGAAAGCACCCTGCGAATCTGGGAGCGCTTCCGCCCCTACAGAAAAGGCCCGCGGGAGGAATCCTGCTACATCACAGCTGGAAACGCTCTGCGCAAGAAGGTCCAGTTTGCGAAGGGCGAGGACTTGCATGACATCCTCGACTACTGGAAGGGTGTGTCGGCACAGCAAAAGCTGTAA